The DNA sequence GTTGGGCGTTAGCGGCAGGAAGTCGCTGGCCGAAGCGACCTGGATGATATGTGCGAAGCGCTCGGCGCCGTCGCGTTCGGGGCGGATCACTCGTTGCGCGCCGAGCAGGCGCAGGATGCGCTGGTGGCGGTCGGACGAGGCTTTCGCGTAGATCACCTGGACGTCGAGCTGCTTGAGGTTCCTCATTGCGAGCACGGAGGCTTCCAGGTCGGCGGTGGCGACAACGGCCACGTCGACCTCGCGCAGTGAAAG is a window from the bacterium genome containing:
- a CDS encoding NAD-binding protein; the protein is LSLREVDVAVVATADLEASVLAMRNLKQLDVQVIYAKASSDRHQRILRLLGAQRVIRPERDGAERFAHIIQVASASDFLPLTPNYGIGVFPIPATWVGQTIEWAMQRTGDRRLIAVVREDEVMINPVTSESIYAGDRFVFSALDQQLGEPLDGRR